One region of Ignavibacteriota bacterium genomic DNA includes:
- a CDS encoding GyrI-like domain-containing protein — protein sequence MNSFEQLHALEVTVPEAIGVQVRSTVGSNPEEIGPAMGAAMGTLMGYIGQHGLQCVGAPRCVYLEYGPDGTTFLTAMPVAAPPLDAGTGPVSVGPLPSGEAFRFTHTGPYPQIGATYHLITDYMRGKGLMESEADWMKYMPMWEEYLNDPATTPEAELVTHIYLPIAR from the coding sequence ATGAATTCTTTCGAGCAGCTTCACGCGTTGGAAGTGACCGTGCCGGAGGCCATCGGCGTGCAGGTGAGAAGCACGGTGGGCAGCAACCCCGAGGAAATCGGTCCCGCGATGGGAGCGGCCATGGGCACACTGATGGGTTATATCGGACAACATGGTCTGCAATGTGTCGGTGCACCGCGTTGCGTGTACCTTGAATACGGTCCCGACGGAACAACCTTCCTCACAGCCATGCCTGTTGCCGCGCCTCCCCTTGATGCGGGCACCGGACCTGTGTCCGTCGGTCCTTTACCCTCGGGCGAGGCGTTTCGTTTTACACATACCGGACCCTACCCTCAGATCGGCGCGACCTATCATCTGATCACCGACTATATGCGGGGCAAGGGGCTGATGGAGTCCGAGGCCGACTGGATGAAGTACATGCCGATGTGGGAGGAATACCTCAACGATCCCGCCACCACACCCGAAGCGGAACTCGTCACACATATCTATCTGCCGATAGCGCGGTAG